One window of Paenibacillus albicereus genomic DNA carries:
- a CDS encoding YtxH domain-containing protein, with protein MAKETVNGGGVTKGILIGGAIGAAAALLFAPKSGRELRSDLARKSTDAAEYAKKQGALLAEQAKSTAAVAGEKASALGTKVQELAVKAKEAALVQQDAIKETAATAMSETKDAIADVKDHAQQVSSEANRHIDNIKEEADANKKDAQASANVFKNGNSGATFSN; from the coding sequence ATGGCAAAGGAAACCGTTAATGGCGGAGGCGTAACGAAAGGCATTCTGATCGGAGGCGCGATCGGCGCGGCTGCCGCCCTTCTGTTCGCACCGAAATCGGGCAGGGAGCTTCGCTCCGATCTCGCCCGCAAGTCCACGGACGCGGCCGAATACGCCAAGAAGCAAGGGGCTCTGCTCGCAGAGCAGGCCAAGTCGACGGCAGCCGTAGCCGGCGAAAAGGCATCCGCGCTCGGCACCAAGGTGCAGGAGCTCGCCGTCAAGGCGAAGGAAGCCGCGCTCGTCCAGCAGGACGCCATCAAGGAAACGGCGGCTACAGCGATGTCCGAGACGAAGGACGCGATCGCGGACGTGAAGGATCACGCCCAGCAGGTGTCTTCCGAAGCGAACCGCCACATCGACAACATCAAGGAAGAAGCCGATGCGAACAAGAAGGACGCGCAGGCTTCCGCCAACGTGTTCAAGAACGGCAACAGCGGAGCCACCTTCTCCAACTAA
- a CDS encoding AraC family transcriptional regulator gives MKPFYYRVVSGAEAGSGQPLEVLFAGESQTRPGHRLGPKVYDFYLLHYVLSGRGRFSSGGAEHELGPGESFLIEPEQLVSYEADRVDPWAYRWIAFRGPWAQEAASAFGGGRSVADTGRSRRPAAALRLAMDALRQPAGAQLAAAGGLQLALGEIARACARREEPGEAADGAEDNSLVRALLRLLSTQYAEPVTMEGIAESLGYSRAYLSRVFKRSTGSTPVSYLLRLRIDKGRLMLRERKDLTVEQVASSVGLQDALYFSRQFRRFYGESPSEYRRSVWGS, from the coding sequence GTGAAGCCGTTCTACTATCGGGTCGTGTCCGGCGCGGAGGCCGGGTCCGGGCAGCCGCTCGAAGTCCTGTTCGCCGGGGAAAGCCAGACGAGGCCGGGCCACCGGCTCGGGCCGAAGGTGTACGACTTCTACCTGCTCCACTACGTGCTGTCCGGCCGCGGCCGCTTCTCCAGCGGCGGCGCCGAGCATGAGCTCGGCCCGGGCGAGTCGTTCCTGATCGAGCCGGAGCAGCTCGTCTCTTACGAGGCCGACCGCGTCGACCCGTGGGCGTACCGCTGGATCGCCTTTCGCGGCCCTTGGGCGCAGGAGGCCGCATCCGCCTTCGGCGGCGGACGCAGCGTCGCCGACACGGGACGCAGCCGCCGGCCGGCCGCTGCCCTGCGCCTGGCGATGGATGCCCTGCGCCAGCCGGCGGGCGCGCAGCTCGCTGCGGCCGGCGGCCTGCAGCTGGCGCTCGGCGAGATCGCCCGCGCCTGCGCGCGCCGCGAGGAACCGGGCGAGGCTGCGGACGGCGCGGAGGACAACTCGCTCGTGCGCGCGCTGCTGAGGCTGCTGTCGACGCAGTACGCGGAGCCCGTGACGATGGAAGGCATCGCGGAGTCGCTCGGCTACAGCCGGGCGTACCTGTCCCGCGTCTTCAAGCGCTCGACCGGCTCGACGCCGGTCTCCTACCTGCTGCGGCTGCGCATCGACAAGGGCCGGCTCATGCTGCGCGAGCGCAAGGACCTGACGGTCGAGCAGGTGGCCTCCTCCGTCGGGCTGCAGGACGCGCTTTATTTCTCCCGGCAATTCCGACGCTTCTACGGCGAGTCGCCGAGCGAGTACCGCCGTTCGGTATGGGGCTCCTGA
- a CDS encoding asparaginase, translated as MDYMQQHRPGVPLSGTTRGPWAENIHTGRIAVVDASGRLLAAAGDADAEAFMRSTAKPVQAAPAVAAGLMERFGLPEEAIALLSASHRGAPEHIALLERMLELTGVREEQLAFHDDLPLGRQERDQAMRAGASPRKLYHTCSGKHVGMLAYCRMMGWPLEGYTEPEHPLQRRMLEAVAAFADLEPEEIGRAVDGCGLPVFRLPLEAMALTYARLALPEAAVSDDDALSAARRVAAAMLAHPALVEGEGRLASVLLEHGILAKSGAQGMFALAVPQAGIGAAIQVDDGGESAWPVIAAELLDQLRVGLDLAGVHPEDRIGLERLLSDAAEGVRAQFPERMVSSTGAETGFLRPAFQLEWR; from the coding sequence ATGGACTATATGCAACAGCATCGTCCCGGCGTGCCGCTGTCCGGCACGACGCGAGGACCATGGGCTGAAAACATCCATACCGGCCGCATCGCGGTCGTGGACGCTTCGGGCCGCCTGCTGGCCGCCGCTGGCGATGCCGACGCCGAGGCGTTCATGCGCTCGACCGCCAAGCCGGTGCAGGCGGCCCCGGCCGTCGCAGCGGGCCTCATGGAGCGCTTCGGGCTGCCGGAGGAGGCGATCGCCCTCCTGTCGGCCTCGCATCGCGGAGCGCCGGAGCACATCGCGCTGCTGGAGCGCATGCTGGAGCTTACGGGCGTGCGCGAGGAGCAGCTCGCGTTCCACGACGATCTGCCGCTCGGACGGCAGGAGCGCGACCAGGCGATGCGGGCCGGGGCTTCGCCGCGCAAGCTTTATCATACGTGCTCCGGCAAGCATGTCGGCATGCTGGCCTACTGCCGGATGATGGGCTGGCCGCTCGAAGGCTATACGGAGCCGGAGCATCCGCTGCAGCGGCGGATGCTGGAGGCGGTCGCCGCCTTTGCGGATCTAGAGCCGGAGGAGATCGGCCGCGCGGTCGACGGCTGCGGCCTGCCGGTATTCCGGCTGCCTCTCGAGGCGATGGCGCTGACCTACGCGCGGCTCGCGCTTCCGGAGGCCGCTGTGTCGGACGACGATGCGCTGTCCGCCGCCAGGCGCGTGGCGGCGGCGATGCTGGCGCATCCGGCCCTCGTCGAAGGCGAGGGCCGGCTCGCGAGCGTGCTGCTGGAGCACGGCATCCTCGCCAAAAGCGGCGCGCAAGGGATGTTCGCGCTGGCCGTGCCGCAAGCCGGGATCGGCGCGGCGATCCAGGTCGACGACGGCGGCGAGTCCGCCTGGCCCGTCATCGCGGCAGAGCTGCTCGACCAGCTGCGCGTCGGGCTGGACCTGGCAGGCGTCCACCCGGAGGATCGGATCGGCCTGGAGAGGCTGCTGTCCGACGCGGCCGAGGGCGTGCGGGCCCAGTTCCCGGAACGGATGGTCAGCTCGACGGGCGCCGAGACCGGCTTTCTGCGGCCGGCCTTCCAGCTCGAGTGGCGCTAG